Genomic DNA from Alicyclobacillus fastidiosus:
CTGTGGTGTTCGCTCGGCGGCAGTACGATCTCGTCGCCCGCTTGGAACCGCAGTCGCGCGTACCCGTAGGCGATCATGTTGAGCGATTCTGTGGTACCCCGCGTAAACACGACCTGGTTCGACGATGGCGCGTTGATAAACCGCGCCACCTTCTCACGCGCGCCCTCGTAGGATTCAGTCGCCCTCGTCCCGAGGGTGTGAACCCCGCGATGCACGTTTGAATTCTCGTGTTCGTAATATTGTTTCAAGACCTCGAGCACCTGCCGCGGCTTCTGTGAAGTCGCCGCGCTATCGAGGTAAACGAGTGGATGTCCGTTGATTTGCTCGGCAAAAATCGGAAAATCTTTGCGGATTTCGACCGGATTCATCGCGAAAGCTCCCTTTCTAGTCGCGCAACGACAAGGTCGCGCAACGGGGCACTTGGAAGTGCCTCCACAGAATCGCGGAGGTAGCCCCAAATAATCATCTGGGTGGCCTGAGCTTGTGGAATGCCGCGAGACATCAAGTAGTAAATCTGGTTGGGATCGATCTTGCCGACACTCGCCGCGTGCCCGCAGCGGTTGACGTCATTTTCGTCGATCAGCAGCATCGGAATCGCGTCGGCGCGCGCCGTTCCATCGATCATGATCATTCGGTCGTGCTGCTCGCTCCCTGCACCCACGGCACCCTTGACGATTTCCGTGCAGCTGCGGAAGACGGTGTTCGCGCGTTCGCGAAGCGCGCCATGCATCGTGATGTCGCTCTCGGTGTTGCGCCCTTTGTGCACCATGCTCGCGGTTAAATCCATGTGCTGACGACCGTAACCGAGGCCGATGACGCGCGTCTGTCCCCGTGCACCGTTGCCCTCGAGGACGTCTTCCACGAGTTCCACCGTGAAGCCGTTGCTCACGTCGCTGACCGTCCATTCGACGACTGCATCCTTGCCGACTTGCGCCCGGCGGGTGACAAATTGCGTCGATCCCTTCGGAAATTCATCCGCAGCGGCCACGTGAACCCGACTGTTCGACTTGGCGATCACTTCCGTCACATGACTGGACGTCACGCGTTCCTTCTCCTGCGGTGCAAACGTCACTTCGATCAACCGCACGTCCGACAGTTCGTCCGCGACGACGAGGTTGCGTGGATACGTTCCAGATGCCGTCGACGTAAACGCGTGGACTACCTCGAACGGAACGTCCGACTGCACGTTTCGCGGCACGTACAGGAACGCTCCACCCGCGAACAGCGCCATGCTCAAGGCCGACCACTTGTTGTCAGACGGCTTTACGACGGACGCCAGGTGCTGCTTGACGAGTTCACCGTTCGACGCGGCAGCGCTGTGGATGTCCGTAAACACAATCCCCTGGCGCGTCAACTCTTCAGTGATTTTCACTTCGACCACATGCCCATCGACAAACAGGGCATATGGGTGATTTAAACCGGATAGATAAGTACGAACTGAATCCGGAATGGCGGCCGTTTGGGACACAAATGCACCTGTCTCCCAGCCGCGCTTGGCAAGGTTCGTCTTTTCCAGACGCGGTTCCGGAAACTCGGCAAACTGTCGCCAAGCGTCCTCGCGCAAACGCAAAAGCCATTCCGGCTCCTTGAAAGTCGAACTTACGGAATGTACTTGCAGCGACACCGTATTCGCTTCGGTCACTTGTGTTCCCCCCTTACGCGTCAGCCTCGACCGTCTCGTCTTCGATGCCGAGTTCCTCTTTCAGCCAATCGTAACCCTTCGCCTCGAGTTCCTCAGCCAGTTTTGCGTCGCCGGATTTGACGATGCGACCCTGCATCATGACGTGAACGTAATCCGGGACGATGTAGTTCAACAGGCGTTGGTAGTGCGTGATGATGAGAAAGCCGATGTTG
This window encodes:
- a CDS encoding SufD family Fe-S cluster assembly protein, encoding MTEANTVSLQVHSVSSTFKEPEWLLRLREDAWRQFAEFPEPRLEKTNLAKRGWETGAFVSQTAAIPDSVRTYLSGLNHPYALFVDGHVVEVKITEELTRQGIVFTDIHSAAASNGELVKQHLASVVKPSDNKWSALSMALFAGGAFLYVPRNVQSDVPFEVVHAFTSTASGTYPRNLVVADELSDVRLIEVTFAPQEKERVTSSHVTEVIAKSNSRVHVAAADEFPKGSTQFVTRRAQVGKDAVVEWTVSDVSNGFTVELVEDVLEGNGARGQTRVIGLGYGRQHMDLTASMVHKGRNTESDITMHGALRERANTVFRSCTEIVKGAVGAGSEQHDRMIMIDGTARADAIPMLLIDENDVNRCGHAASVGKIDPNQIYYLMSRGIPQAQATQMIIWGYLRDSVEALPSAPLRDLVVARLERELSR